Part of the Streptomyces sp. RFCAC02 genome is shown below.
GCGATTTCTGCAATGAACCGGCCAAGTCTCCGCTAGTTGCCTTCCGCGAGGTGGACGACGTCGTGACCGAGGTGGAGCAGCTCTACGCCAGCGGAGTCCGCAACTTCCGACTTGGCCAGCAGACCTGCTTCTTCTCCTACCGCAACCGGGACGAGGAGGCGATTCGTGCCCTGCTGGACGGTATCCGCCAACGGTGCCCGGAGCTGGAAGTCCTGCACATCGACAACGCGGACCCCCTCGCCGTGGCCTCACCCGTCGGTCGGCGCATCGCCAAGCTGGTCGCTACCTACTGCACCGAGGGCAACTGCGCGCCCATGGGCATCGAGTCGTTCGACCCCGTCGTCATCCAGCGGAACACCTTGACGTGCACGCCCGAGGTCCTCATGCGGGCGGTCGAGAACGTCAACGAGGCCGGGGCCACTCGTGGTCCCGGGGGGTTGCCGACACTTCTGCCCGGCCTCAACTTGATCTACGGCCTGCCCGGGGAGACCCACCGGACCCATGCGGCCAACCTCCAGGGTCTGTCAGCGATCCTCGACGCCGGTCTGCTGTGCCACCGCACCAACGTCCGTCTGGCACGGGCCTTCCCCGGGACGCCGCTGGCCGCCCTCGGCGAGCGGAAACCGCTGCCCTCCGCCGAACACTTCGTCACCTGGAAGGCGGACATCGACCACACCTGGGACCAGCCGATGAAGGAACGGGTGTATCCCACGGGCCTGCGGGTGCCGGGCCTGCACTCCTACTTCATCGGGCAGGGCGGGACTTGGTGGCGACGACTCGGCTCGTACTCCATCCAGGTCGTGGAACAGGATGCGGCCGTTCCACTCGGAACCACGGCCGACCTCATGGTCACCGGACATGCCCCACGGATGATCTACGGAGAGCGCCTTGCACCAACTGCCTGACGGATCGCTCGCAACCCTGGCGGCGCTTGACGCGGCTGCCCACCGGATCGTGCGGATCGGGCTGCTGCTCCCCTGGGCGAATGTGGCGGTCGAGACCGAGCTGCCGCGCCTCGGCTTGCGCAACACGGTCTTCCACCACACCCGGCTGGTCCCAGCCTCTGGAACGACTGCCATCGATACATCGTTCTGGCACGGGCTACGGGCGGCCTCGGCGGAAGCACTGGGCTCGCTGTCCCAGGTCGAGCTGGACGCGGTTCTCCTCGCGTGTACATCGGCCGGGTTCACTGGCGGACCGCACCTGCCCGCAGGCGTCACCACGGCGTTCGACGCGGTGCTCGCTGCGCTGGCCGCTGCGGATGTGACGCAGGTGGTGCTCGGCACGCCTTATCCAATCGACGTCACAGAGGCCGAGGCCAGCGCGCTCGCGGAGACCGGTATCGAGGTCCTGGGACACGCGAGCCTCGGTCAGGACGACGGGTATTCGCGGATCACCACCGACAGGGTCCTGGCACTGGTGGAGGAGCTTCCGCAGCGCGCGGTCGACGCGGCGCAGGCTGTGGTGCTGTCCTGTACCGGGTGGCACACCCTTGCGGCGGTGACCGAGCTGGAACAGCGGCTCCGGACACCCGTCTTCTCCTCGAACCTCGCCATGGCCCTCCTCGCCGCCCGCCTCAGTTCAGGAGTCCCGGCATGACCACTGTCCGCCGCTCGGCGGTGAAGCCGCTGGAGATCCGACGGGTGCACCGGCTCGTTGCCCGAGCCGCCGCACTGCCGGATGTCCGGGCCGAAGTCGAGGCCAACCACGACAACAACCGGTGGTGGCCCATGACGATCACTGACCCGCGCGTGCGGATGCTCGCCGCCGGCTGGTCCACCCGGGTCTCCTACCGCATGGTCGGCACCTATGCGAAGGTCATTCGGGCAGCGGACGCCCTGGGCTTCGACGCGCTGGTGGCTGCGACCGAGGTCGAACTCGCCGAGCTGGTTCGCCCTCTCGGTCTGGCCCGGACGAGGATCGACTACCTGCGCTCGCTCGCCGAGCTGCTGCGAGGCTGGAGCAAGGAGGGCGTTGATCCGTTGTCGGCGTCGGCCGACAACGACGAGCTGATCGGCGACTTCACACAGCGCGTGCACGGGGCGTCGTACAAGGTGGCCCAGTGCGCGATCCTCACCGCTCGCGGATATCACTGCGGAATCATCCCTGTGGACTCCGGCATGGTCAGCAAACTCGCGCCCGCTCTGGGGATCGACCTGCCGCCCGGAGCGGTGGCCCACGAACGGATGCGTCACGTCCTGGAAGCCGCTGTCCACGCGCGGGCACGCGATTTCCGCGCCCTGGCCGCCGAGCACGACCACCAGGTCACCATCCCGGAGGGTGCAGAGCCGACCTGGTGGGTGCACCTCACCCTGATCTACTTCAAGCGGCTGTACCTGAACGGCCCCTCGCCGAAGCTTTGCGCCCACAGGCCGCTGTGCGTCAGAGCCGTCGGCTGCGCCCACCGCGGCCGGGCTGCCCATACGAGGGGCCGAGGGTGACGCGCCTCGACGTGTTGGGCAACGTCAGCCGGGACGTGACCCGCTACCCGAACCACCGTGGAGGTGCTCGTATCGGCGGAGCCGCACTGTTCGTGGCGCTCGCGGCGGCCAGGGCTGGCCGCCACGCCGCACCGGTCTGCGTCCTGGGCCAGGATTTGGCCCACGTACCACAGGCGCCGGGGCTGGGCGGCATCGACTGGTCGGCGTGCAGTAAGGCCGAAGGGCCGTCCACCCGCTTCGACCTGCGGTACAACCTCCAGGGCGAACTCATCAATGTCCGTGCCGCCTACGGCGTCGCCGAACGACTGACCGACCACGTTCTAGCGCACATCGAGCGGTACCCGGACGGCGAGTACCACGTCTGCTGCCGCCACCCTCTTGATGCGGCAGCCGTCCTCAGCCGACTCACGCACCACAGGGCCACCTTCAGCATCGACTTCTTTCTGACCAGTGCAGAGACCATGATCCGGACCGCCGCCCCCTGGCTCAACCAGGCAAGCGCACTGTTCGTCAACGCCGCTGAACACCGGCTCCTTCAGTCCCTCGCCGATACGACGGCTCTGCCGGAAGTCGTAGTGACCGACGGGCCTCGCCCGGCCCGGGTGTGGTCCTTCGGCCGAGAGGCCGCCTCGGTGTTGCCTCCTTCCCAGCCACCACGAGAGGTGTCGGGCGCCGGTGACACCCTGGCCGGCGCCTTCCTAGCGCACCGGTCCCGGGGCGCTACACCCACCCAGGCTCTGGCCGAAGCGACGGAAGCAGCGGCCCACTTCGTGGCGGCTCCGCCCCTTCCTGTCCCGGCGCGACCCCGTGCTTGATCACCGATTCGGAGGGCTCCTTCCGGTGTCCATCTACGTAGCCCATCGGCTCTTCGCCGCTCACGACCGCGCCCTCGCTGCCGCGCTCGCCGAGCGGCTTGCCAAAAAGGTCGGCTCCGAGCGGGTCTTCCTGCCCTTCTGCGACACCGACGAGGAGGAGCTGGTCGCCGAGGTCAAGGGCCGTCGCCTGTTCGAGCTGGACCGGGAACGCCTCGGCCGCCTCGACGCGATGATCGCGATCCTCCACGGACCGAGCCTCGACGACGGAGTCTGCATGGAAATCGGCTACGCCGCCGCTATCGGCGTCCCTGTGCTCCTGTTCACAACCGACTTCCAGACCTACTCCCTCACCAAGAACGGCGCTCCCCTCGACTTCCCGGACCCGCTCATCCAGGCCGTAGCCAGGCATACCATCCGGATACCTCACCTCGGACCGCCGTCCTCCTCGCCTCAGAAAGGTGCGACCCACTACGCCGCCTTCGGTGCCCGGAACCTGTCTCAGATCGACACCGCGCTCGACACGGCGGTCGACGCCGTACTGGAGCTGCCGTCTCCTTGCCCCCAGCCGACGCCCCGCCGCAGGGACGGACTCGTCTACGTCGAGGGGTCCCCCTACGCGGCGTGGGGCCACGATCGCCTCGCCCGCCTGTGTCTGGGGGCGGGGCATCGCCTCGCGCTGCCCCGCCGATTCGCTGTCGCCGACCCGATCGCTGAAGCCATCGGTGACTTCACCACAGCGTGCGATGCGCCGCGCTTCCTGGCGGACGTCTCCGGACCTGAGACCCCGCCGGGTACCGCTCTTCTGATCGGTGCCGCTCTCGCCTCCGGCGTGCGGATCGCCGCGTTCCATCCGCGCCCGACATACACCCACGCTTCCGGCCGCGAACCGAACCAGCGCAATCTCATGATCCAGTACGCCGTCCACGCTTACCTCGCCGACTTGGAAGCGGTACGGGCATGGCTGACGCTGTGAACCTCGAAGAGATGGCCACCACCCACGACACACTCGTCCTCGAAGGTCCCGACGGGGTAGGGAAGAGCACACTCGCGGAGCGGTTCGCAGTGCAGCACGGCTTCCGGGTGATCCACTCTCCCAGGACGCCGGACCATCTCGACCTGGCCACCCGGTACCGCGAGATCCTCAGCGGTGCCGGCCGCATCCTCTTCGATCGCTGCTTCATCAGTGAGCTGGTCTACGGCCCCCTGCACCGCGGCAGGTCACGCATCACCTGGAGCGAGGCGCTCGACCTGGCGGAGAGTGTGATCAATCGCAAGGGTCTGTTCGTCCATCTGACCGCGCCCCCGCCCGTTATTCATCAGCGGCTCCTCGACCGCGATGGGGAGTCCGTCGGCCTTGGGGAAGTCGCCGCGCTTGTCACCGGCTATCAGCGAGTCTTCACCACTCTCGCGGACTACACCAAGGTGCTCACCTTCGGCACAACGACTCTCGAACTCCCGCCTGCCGGGTAGACACGGCGGGGAGCGGCACGCCGGACCCGCAGCTAACGCTAGGCTGCGGCGTCCCCCGCTGTATCGCTTCGGAGAAGTCGTGGACATCTCATCCGCCCAGAAGCTCGCCTGGGAGAACAAACTCTCCAAGGGTTTCAACACCACCGACACCCCGCTGGAGTTCGGACTCCTCACAGCCGAGGTCGGCGAAGCCTTCACCGCCTGGCGCAAAGGGCTTCCCGACCTGGGCGAAGAACTGGCCGACATCTTCCTCTACCTGACCGCCCTGGCGGAGATGAACGGACTGGACCTCGACTCAGAAGTCACCCGGAAGATCGAGAAGAACACACGACGCACGTACGAGCGGAACGAACACGGAGCGCTGATCAGGACGAGCACCGACTGACCCCCGCCTGCGGCCCGCCGACCTCGCGCTGGTCGGGCGGGGCAGCGGTGTCTCGTCCTTCTCCCCCGGGACAGTTCGCTACGCGAAGGCCGCGGAGAAGGGTTCGTCCTGCTCGACGGCGTCGCGCAGGACAGCCGCGATCTCCGGGGGCAGGAGGTTGGCGGCGTCGATCGCCTCCGTGGTGAGAGGGATCTCCTGGAGGATGTACTCGCCCCGGCCCTCCTGGCTGAACTCCGGGCCACAGCGGTCCTCGAAGCTCCACCGTTCGATGGTGGCCAGGTAGAAGTCCTGCCGCTCGTCACCGGTGACGAGAGTGTGGAGGAGACTCACGATCCGGGGCTCGCCGGCGATCTCCTCACGGACCTCGCGGAGCAGGGCATCCTCGGGACCGGCGTCGGCCGGCTCGACCTTGCCGCCGACGATCACCGAGTACGGGGCGACTCCCGGGCGAATGCGCCGCATCACCAGCATGGTGTCGTTCGGGGTGAGGAGGACGGCTCGGACACGGTGCTGCATGGTGTTCTGCTTCCCGTTCGGTGGTGAGGGATCGGATCAGTGGAGGAGCCGGCCTCCATAGACATGCAACGACCGACCGGTGGCGGAGGACGCGCTCTGGTAGTGCGCGATGGGGGCGGCCCTTGTCGGTGGGTGGGGGGTAGAGTGTCGGAGTTGATCAAGTGAGCCTCCCGTGCGTCCTGTTGGGTGCCGGGAGGCTTTCGTGTGTCAGGAGTTTCTCTTCGTCGGAGCGAAGGTCGGGGCATGCGGCGGATCGAGGTTCGGGTGGCCGGGAGTACGGATCGTCCGGTGGTGGAGCGGTTGTGGCTCCTGTTCCGGCATGACATGTCGGAGTTCACCGGAGAACTGCCCGGGGTCGGTGGTGAGTTCCGGCGGGAGCGGCTCGATGCCGTGCTCCGTGGGGAGCCGGGGTGGGTCGCGTTCCTCGTGCTGAGCGGCGGGCTGCCCGTCGGGTTCGCCTTCGTACGGGGGGCCGATGGGCCGGTGCGCGTGATGAACAGTTTCTTCGTCGTGCGCGGCGCACGGCGGGACGGGGTCGGGCTGCGGGCCGTCCGGGAGGTCGTCGGCCGCTTTCCCGGGGCCTGGGAGGTGGCGTTCCAGAAGGAGAACGCGGGGGCCGCCGCGTTCTGGCGTCGCGTGGCGGCGGACATCTGCGGTGGTGGCGGGTGGCGGGAGGAGCGGCGCCCGGTGCCCGGGCGCCCCGGACTGCCGCCCGACAACTGGATCTCCCTCAGCGCCGGGGCGTGAGGGCCGCGCGTGAAAAAGGTGCGGGACCGCGTTCCGGCCGGAAGGCCGGGGTGCGGTCCCGCATCGTGGGGGTGAGTCGGGCGCTCACCGGTGTGACGCCGAGGTGCCGTGATGCGTGTGCGTGTGCGTCCCGGCTTCGGCCCTCTTGTGGGCGTTGCGGCGCGCCTTCAGGGCCGCCGCCGCGCTCACCAGGCCGAGGAGGGCGATCAGTCCTCCGACGATGGCGTTGTTGATGATGATCCCGGCATCCGGGTCGGCACCCACGATCCACGGTGCGACGATCAGCCAGAGGCCCATGATGATGATCGCGTGGCTCAGGCCGTACATGCGCTCCGGCGCGCGGCTCAGGCCCAGGGCCAGGACGGCGACGGCCAGACCCACTATCAGGTTGTTGTTTGCCAGGTCCGGGTGGTCGCCAGGGCCGCTGAAGTGCAGCACCAGGGGCGAGATCGCGGCGTACAGACCGGCCAGGAACACCGGACCGTCGACGAGCACGACATCGCGGCCGCCCATCACACGGGAGTAGCGCTCGCGCATCTCCATCTCGTCGGGGTGTCCTGCCAGGTCGCCCCTGTGGCGGTGTGAGACGTCGGTCATACGGCTGAGCCTCCTTCGATCTGCCAATGGACTCTTCCAGTATGCGACGAATGCCCCATTTGGGTAATTCGAGGGCCGTCCAGGACGTCAAGGGAAGGCAAAAGATGACACCGCGCCTGGTCAGAGCGCTGTAATGTTGATTACATGATTACGGATAGAGCGCGGCAGGAAGTGCGCGGCTGGATCATCGGGCGCCTGCCGCAGACGTGGTTCACCGAGCTGGTCGAGGTGAGCACGGACCGCGAGGAGATCACGGTCATCGGGCGGCTCCCCGAGCCGGACCTCGGGCCCGAGCCGGGCGCGGTGGAGCGTCAGGCGGCGTGCGAGGGGCGGATCACGGAGTTCCGCGAGCGCACCCGGGGGGCGCGGGTCGAGGTGGCGCGGGAGGCCAACCTCCGCTTCGGCCGGCAGGTGTCGTGGGGGGCGGTCTGCGGGACCGAGAAGTCGTTGTTCACCCATGTGTCGGCGCCGGTGATGACGCGGCTGCGGCAGCCGGAGCGGATGGTCCTCGACACGCTGATCGCGGCGGGCGTGGCCCGCAGCCGCAGCGAGGCGCTGTCGTGGTGCGTCCGCCTGGTCGAACAGAATGTGGACGGCTGGCTCGGCGATCTGCGCGGTTCCCTCGCAGCCGTGGAGAAGGTGCGCGAACAGGGTCCCGACCCCGACCGTGACACCGTGACGCTCACCGCCAGGCCGCAGGACGCGGCGGAGCCCGAGGCCCACTGAGCGGACGCCGAGGGGAGGGACGCTACGCACATCGCCGTAACGGGGCAGGTCCCGGCGGGGGGTTCGCCCGGCACGGGAGGGCGACGAGAGGGGCGGAAGCCGACATACGCTACCGTACGGTTTAACGGTACGTTACGGTAACCGCATGCCACAACAGCGGGGCCCGCGCAGCCGCCTCACCGCCGCGGACTGGGCCGACGCGGCGCTCGCCGCCATGCGCGAGGGAGGCGGACTGGCGTCGATCGCCATCGAGCCCCTCGCCACGCGACTCGGCGCCACCAAGGGCAGCTTCTACTGGCACTTCGCCAACCGCGACGCGCTCATCGAGGCCGCGCTGCGCCGCTGGGAGGAGCAACGCCTCGCCGAGATCAGCGAGACGGCGAAGGCCGGCGCGCCCGCCGCCGAGCGGGTGCGGGAGTTGTTCTCCCGTGTCACCGGCCACGAGGACTGCACCGAACTGGCGCTCCTCGCGCACGGCGGCCACCCCCTCGTCGGCCCCGCCCTCCGCCGCGTCACGGAGCGGCGACTCGACTGTCTCACCGACGTGTTCGGGGAACTCGGCCTCACGGCGACCGAGGCGCGGCGCCGAGCGCTCCAGGCGTACTGCGGGCTCCTCGGGCTCGTGCAGCTCCGGCACGCCGTGCCGGACGTCCTGCGGTGGGGCGGCGACGAGCGGGAGTACCTCGACTCCGTCATGCGCTCGCTGGCCCAGAGCTGATCCGCCTCCGCCCCGGGCGCGGGGCCGCCTCCCTGCCGTCCGCGGCGGGCCCGCACCCGGGGCCGTACGTCCCCGGCCGGCCGCTCATCCGGCCGGGACCTACGACTGCCCCGCGCCGCCGCGCCCAAACCGGCCGGCGGCCCGCCGGCGGCGCGCGTGTTGGACGGGCACACCGCTGGGTACCCGCCCCTTCCCGGAACAGGGGATCCCGGACCACGGGACCGGATGCCGCACCCGATGCGAGGAGGGAAGCCATGCAGCAACGGGGCAACAACCGTCTCAGCGTGCACCGCGACGACGAGATGAAGCACGAACTCCAGGGCATGCTGCGCGGCGATCACGCCACCCGCGCCGAGGAGTGGCGCGACCCGGAGCCGACCGCGGACGACGATCCGGCGCTCGCGAACGGCCCGGTGCCGCCGCCCGGTTCGGCCGACGCCGACGAGGCCAGGGACGAGGCGTTCCGCTCGGACCTCGCCCGCCATCTGCGGCGCACCGACTTCCCGGCGGAACGCGGGACGCTGCTCGCCACGCTCACCGAGACGCACGCGCCGGACCAGTTGATCGACAGCGTCCGGCAACTGCCGGACGACGACCGCCGGTTCGCCAATGTGCAGGAGGTCACGGCGGCGCTGGGCCGCAAGCCGCGCGCCTGAGCCCGCGGGGGCGCGGCGTGCCCGTGCCGTCCGGGGGCGTGGGTGGTTCCGGCCGAGGGACGGTGTCAGGCGGGCAGGACGATGTCCCAGCCCCGGTCGAGCAGCCGGGGCAGGCAGTACGCGAGGGCGGCGACCGTCTGGGTACGGTCGCCGCCCCCGTCGTGCGCGAGGACGATCGCGCCGGGGCGTACGCCGTCGAGCAGTGCCCGCACGATGCGAGTGGTGCCGGGACGGGTCCAGTCACCGGTGTCGAGGGACCAGCCGAGGGGCTCCATGCCGAGGGCGCGGCAGTCGCGGACGGCGGTGGCGGTCCACGCGCCGTACGGGGCACGGGCCAGGCGGGGCGCCGTGCCCACAGCGTGTTCGATCAGGTCGCCGGTGCGGGCCAGTTCGTCGCGTGCGCGCCCGCGCGACAGGTCACCGAGGCGGGCGTGGCTCCAGGTGTGGTTGCCGACGAGGTGGCCGTCGCCGGCGACGGCCCGCAGGAGATCAGGCTGCCACTCGGCGTTCTCGCCGGTGACGAAGAACGTCGCGCGGACCCCGTGCGCGCGGAGCGTGTCGAGGACGGCGGGCGTGTGGGCGGGGTGCGGTCCGTCGTCGAAGGTGAGGGCGAGGCGGCGCCCGGCGGTCCCGGTGAGGGTCTCGCGGACGGGGCCGGCCGGGTCGCCCGCGCGGGCGTCGGCGGGCGGATCGGCCGAGCCGACGAGATGGCGGTTCAGGACGACGAGACCCGCCCCCGCGAGCAGTCCGGCGGCCAGGCGGCGCCCCGGGGGCCTGCCCGCCCCGCCGGGCACGGCGGGTGCGTCGGGCGGGGGCTGCGGGGAGGGCGAGGACCGGGCGAACCGCATGCGCCACTGTTCCCACGGGCGACGCACGCGGGCGCGCACCGGGGCCGCCGCGCGGGCGCACGGCACCTGTTCGGCGGAACGTATACGACCGCCGGACGGGGAGCCTCCCGCGCCCGGCCGTCAGGCGCCCGGCGCCTCCGCGGGCGGGAGAGCGGCCTCCGCCGCCGCCAGGATCTCCGTGACCCGCACGCCGAACCGCACGTCGCAGGCGTGCGGCTCGCCCGTGCGGACCGACTCCAGGAGGGCGTCGACAGCACGCAGGTAGGAGCGCACCGCGCCGCCCGGCGCACGCTCCGGGAGACGGGAGACCCCGGCGGCCCCGCGCAGCTCGGCACTGACACCGGCGGCCTGCGGCGGAACGGAGTGCGACAGCGACAGGGAACTCGACGCGCCCGTCCGGTGCCGCAGAGCGATGTGCACCGTGTCCCCAGGGCCGCGGGCCGCGACGACGCCGTCGTCCGTGCCCGTGATGTCGCCGAGCGGCGGCAGCAGCACCGACAGCGCGTGCGGGCCGACGTCCCACAGCGCGCCGCGCTCCCTGCGCCAGGGCGACGCGGTGTACGGCGAGTCCCCGCCGCCGAAGACCGGCGAGAACCAGTCGGCCCGGCCCGTGAGCCAGCCCTCGGTGGCGCTCTGCGCCGCGACCCACGCGGCGGTCTCGGGCGCGAACCGGAGCGTGAAGAACACCACCGACGCCACCCCCGCGGCGGCCGCCGCCTCCGCCACCTCGCGGGCCGCGGCCGGCGCCGTCGCGACCGGCTTGTCCAGCAGCAGGTGGCGGCCCGCGCGGGCCGCGCGGACGGCGAGCGGGGCCTGCACGTCCGGCGGCACGGCGAACGCCACCGCGTCGCAGTCGGCGAGGAGCGCGTCCACGTCCCCGTAGGGGCGGGCGCCCAGCTCCTGCGCCAGCTCCGCGGCGCG
Proteins encoded:
- a CDS encoding radical SAM protein, coding for MRPVVILDCFTVEPSGLGVPPYLSTYVRAAWSALRRTRPEADVRYLTIDDVRWCLAGGKPAVEPPQSDPLTYSTTVNRNNAVQFLRDAEIVVVVAGDAVPSTHLHAVNGSLPEIARALACARGHRFLLGPLSTYATAASAEYAGLFDAIHTHTVTSGDLLLGSRRPADYRQMRRDRDSFTGLIEQMPWRPIAELELYRGCTRRKFCDFCNEPAKSPLVAFREVDDVVTEVEQLYASGVRNFRLGQQTCFFSYRNRDEEAIRALLDGIRQRCPELEVLHIDNADPLAVASPVGRRIAKLVATYCTEGNCAPMGIESFDPVVIQRNTLTCTPEVLMRAVENVNEAGATRGPGGLPTLLPGLNLIYGLPGETHRTHAANLQGLSAILDAGLLCHRTNVRLARAFPGTPLAALGERKPLPSAEHFVTWKADIDHTWDQPMKERVYPTGLRVPGLHSYFIGQGGTWWRRLGSYSIQVVEQDAAVPLGTTADLMVTGHAPRMIYGERLAPTA
- a CDS encoding PfkB family carbohydrate kinase, with product MTRLDVLGNVSRDVTRYPNHRGGARIGGAALFVALAAARAGRHAAPVCVLGQDLAHVPQAPGLGGIDWSACSKAEGPSTRFDLRYNLQGELINVRAAYGVAERLTDHVLAHIERYPDGEYHVCCRHPLDAAAVLSRLTHHRATFSIDFFLTSAETMIRTAAPWLNQASALFVNAAEHRLLQSLADTTALPEVVVTDGPRPARVWSFGREAASVLPPSQPPREVSGAGDTLAGAFLAHRSRGATPTQALAEATEAAAHFVAAPPLPVPARPRA
- a CDS encoding nucleoside 2-deoxyribosyltransferase; translated protein: MSIYVAHRLFAAHDRALAAALAERLAKKVGSERVFLPFCDTDEEELVAEVKGRRLFELDRERLGRLDAMIAILHGPSLDDGVCMEIGYAAAIGVPVLLFTTDFQTYSLTKNGAPLDFPDPLIQAVARHTIRIPHLGPPSSSPQKGATHYAAFGARNLSQIDTALDTAVDAVLELPSPCPQPTPRRRDGLVYVEGSPYAAWGHDRLARLCLGAGHRLALPRRFAVADPIAEAIGDFTTACDAPRFLADVSGPETPPGTALLIGAALASGVRIAAFHPRPTYTHASGREPNQRNLMIQYAVHAYLADLEAVRAWLTL
- a CDS encoding MazG-like family protein, whose product is MDISSAQKLAWENKLSKGFNTTDTPLEFGLLTAEVGEAFTAWRKGLPDLGEELADIFLYLTALAEMNGLDLDSEVTRKIEKNTRRTYERNEHGALIRTSTD
- a CDS encoding NUDIX domain-containing protein, whose translation is MQHRVRAVLLTPNDTMLVMRRIRPGVAPYSVIVGGKVEPADAGPEDALLREVREEIAGEPRIVSLLHTLVTGDERQDFYLATIERWSFEDRCGPEFSQEGRGEYILQEIPLTTEAIDAANLLPPEIAAVLRDAVEQDEPFSAAFA
- a CDS encoding GNAT family N-acetyltransferase, which encodes MRRIEVRVAGSTDRPVVERLWLLFRHDMSEFTGELPGVGGEFRRERLDAVLRGEPGWVAFLVLSGGLPVGFAFVRGADGPVRVMNSFFVVRGARRDGVGLRAVREVVGRFPGAWEVAFQKENAGAAAFWRRVAADICGGGGWREERRPVPGRPGLPPDNWISLSAGA
- a CDS encoding SPW repeat protein, which translates into the protein MTDVSHRHRGDLAGHPDEMEMRERYSRVMGGRDVVLVDGPVFLAGLYAAISPLVLHFSGPGDHPDLANNNLIVGLAVAVLALGLSRAPERMYGLSHAIIIMGLWLIVAPWIVGADPDAGIIINNAIVGGLIALLGLVSAAAALKARRNAHKRAEAGTHTHTHHGTSASHR
- a CDS encoding TetR/AcrR family transcriptional regulator; translation: MPQQRGPRSRLTAADWADAALAAMREGGGLASIAIEPLATRLGATKGSFYWHFANRDALIEAALRRWEEQRLAEISETAKAGAPAAERVRELFSRVTGHEDCTELALLAHGGHPLVGPALRRVTERRLDCLTDVFGELGLTATEARRRALQAYCGLLGLVQLRHAVPDVLRWGGDEREYLDSVMRSLAQS
- a CDS encoding DUF2795 domain-containing protein; this encodes MQQRGNNRLSVHRDDEMKHELQGMLRGDHATRAEEWRDPEPTADDDPALANGPVPPPGSADADEARDEAFRSDLARHLRRTDFPAERGTLLATLTETHAPDQLIDSVRQLPDDDRRFANVQEVTAALGRKPRA
- a CDS encoding polysaccharide deacetylase family protein, with the protein product MRFARSSPSPQPPPDAPAVPGGAGRPPGRRLAAGLLAGAGLVVLNRHLVGSADPPADARAGDPAGPVRETLTGTAGRRLALTFDDGPHPAHTPAVLDTLRAHGVRATFFVTGENAEWQPDLLRAVAGDGHLVGNHTWSHARLGDLSRGRARDELARTGDLIEHAVGTAPRLARAPYGAWTATAVRDCRALGMEPLGWSLDTGDWTRPGTTRIVRALLDGVRPGAIVLAHDGGGDRTQTVAALAYCLPRLLDRGWDIVLPA
- a CDS encoding Gfo/Idh/MocA family oxidoreductase; this encodes MRIGLLGTGPWAHRTHGPGLVEHPEVELAGVWGRDPGRAAELAQELGARPYGDVDALLADCDAVAFAVPPDVQAPLAVRAARAGRHLLLDKPVATAPAAAREVAEAAAAAGVASVVFFTLRFAPETAAWVAAQSATEGWLTGRADWFSPVFGGGDSPYTASPWRRERGALWDVGPHALSVLLPPLGDITGTDDGVVAARGPGDTVHIALRHRTGASSSLSLSHSVPPQAAGVSAELRGAAGVSRLPERAPGGAVRSYLRAVDALLESVRTGEPHACDVRFGVRVTEILAAAEAALPPAEAPGA